A stretch of the Saccharolobus caldissimus genome encodes the following:
- the hepT gene encoding type VII toxin-antitoxin system HepT family RNase toxin → MEDRLNSLISELLTAVGEMEKITSLPINEFYSSLTNRFSLRYSVSLSVESAFDIAVIILEKCFNEMVDGYKDAFDKLYAHGIITKEVSEGLKKISAMRNIIVHRYWTVDDIRIYNECKEWIIKTLREFIDEVKSFECNP, encoded by the coding sequence GTGGAGGATAGACTTAATTCGTTAATTTCAGAATTGCTTACAGCTGTGGGGGAAATGGAGAAAATTACTTCTCTGCCAATCAACGAGTTTTACTCCTCATTAACTAACCGTTTCTCCTTAAGGTATTCTGTGTCTCTTTCCGTAGAATCAGCCTTTGACATTGCCGTGATAATTTTGGAAAAATGTTTTAACGAAATGGTTGATGGGTATAAGGACGCATTTGATAAACTTTACGCTCACGGGATAATAACTAAAGAAGTCTCAGAGGGGCTAAAGAAGATTTCAGCTATGAGGAATATAATAGTCCATCGGTACTGGACTGTGGATGACATTAGAATATATAATGAGTGTAAGGAATGGATTATTAAAACCCTACGTGAGTTCATAGATGAGGTGAAAAGC
- a CDS encoding RNA-guided endonuclease InsQ/TnpB family protein — MLRNLRIKSFQPEEEYIYLTYSLKNDKKEESKVLLENYKVLLQKALDWLWDRTRIERKEVKKGKKVITKVKIKLPKKKEVYKTLRDELEKINVLASHYVDKAISDAYSILKSWKRRAEKGQASLRKPRLKKVYVRVKSTLRKVEGESVRITVRPYEYITFSWSHKWFSRRVKGLELGEPIIKEDIVYLPFRYKLPWFTPIDFLAIDSNLYTLDAYDGEKFVTFSLKELYSIKYGMELKRGRIQRFASKHGRKGKELLRKYSHRERNRVLDYVHKFVNKLLEMYPITMFAVEKLNKQEMFRDANDSLSKKISKTVWRTIHRVLKYKAPLYGSFVKEVNPHLTSKSCPRCGWVSRKVGRTFRCEKCGLTLDRQLNASLNIYLKMCGFPHTRDIPRVWVGVTPLKGRRRMSGALPRDSGEVQRLRIDIKYHEIL; from the coding sequence GTGTTGAGGAACTTAAGAATTAAATCATTCCAACCAGAAGAAGAATACATTTACCTAACTTACTCCTTGAAGAACGATAAGAAGGAGGAGAGCAAAGTATTACTAGAAAACTACAAAGTCCTACTACAGAAAGCATTAGACTGGTTATGGGATAGAACTAGGATAGAGAGAAAAGAAGTGAAGAAGGGTAAGAAAGTCATCACAAAGGTCAAAATAAAATTACCTAAGAAAAAGGAAGTATACAAGACGTTGAGAGACGAGTTAGAGAAGATCAACGTTCTGGCTTCCCACTATGTGGATAAGGCAATAAGTGATGCTTACTCAATCCTAAAGTCGTGGAAGAGGAGGGCTGAGAAGGGGCAAGCATCATTAAGGAAACCTAGACTGAAGAAGGTTTACGTTAGGGTAAAATCAACACTTAGGAAGGTTGAGGGTGAGAGCGTTAGGATTACTGTAAGACCTTACGAGTACATTACCTTCTCTTGGTCTCACAAATGGTTTTCAAGAAGAGTTAAAGGGCTTGAACTAGGTGAGCCCATAATTAAGGAGGATATCGTATATCTACCATTTCGTTATAAGTTACCTTGGTTTACTCCCATAGATTTCCTAGCAATTGATAGTAACTTGTACACATTAGACGCTTATGATGGAGAGAAGTTCGTTACATTTTCCTTGAAGGAGTTGTACAGCATAAAGTATGGGATGGAGTTGAAGAGGGGTAGAATACAACGTTTTGCTTCAAAGCACGGTAGGAAGGGGAAGGAGTTGTTGAGGAAATATTCTCATAGAGAGAGGAACCGTGTGCTGGATTATGTTCACAAGTTTGTGAATAAGTTGCTGGAGATGTATCCCATTACGATGTTTGCTGTTGAGAAGTTGAATAAGCAAGAGATGTTTAGGGATGCTAATGATTCCCTTTCTAAGAAGATTTCCAAGACTGTCTGGAGGACAATTCACCGCGTGTTAAAATACAAGGCCCCACTTTACGGTTCATTCGTTAAGGAGGTTAACCCGCACCTCACATCTAAGTCCTGCCCCAGATGTGGATGGGTTTCCCGAAAGGTTGGCAGGACTTTTAGGTGTGAGAAGTGTGGGTTAACCTTGGACAGACAGCTAAATGCGTCTCTTAATATCTACCTCAAGATGTGCGGGTTTCCCCACACCCGTGATATTCCACGGGTGTGGGTTGGGGTTACCCCGCTAAAGGGGCGGAGGAGGATGAGTGGGGCATTGCCCCGTGACTCTGGTGAAGTCCAACGGCTGAGGATTGATATTAAATATCATGAAATCCTATGA
- a CDS encoding AAA family ATPase — protein sequence MIYRVRAEQGLLVLNFDAEGYYAVDDHMNALNAYGEKDKLYVKVDSPTKYVYLIKFKKKGYPKDDVFMPIEFKVIKYEDCEKAVEIKEFNGVLINNENNSSAYLYSKKKLDAPFYVEVNYCYEGKADNFLIGLFTNEEPNSSALCNGKLLGGCERYYAKGSYAIGFDPVYSTKSLIFVDKDGSCYEYHVNKDLTGCNVIRIYAHSNMLFIRVDEFELPPIPVKGKSEGFIYIVGNSGALASIQRVNYVRVYEGEIHEVKGIEKVGYNEVEIRNFRGIEYGKLYLDRINVIIGANNAGKTTILDALYLLSDPYQKPPGFKNSLELLSYLHNVKKGNKFLYRFYNTEVSPRIKGDEIEVDISEIFSKSEEGRKEIKTLYMSYRLIPRYLKFIKENWEEISNYTEIFREIFDEVNEISNEEYLTMSLEPFAGEYTFYLIRKDGKRVRLNDIGEGIRIFIVSRILYEYLKPGLLLWDDIESHLNPALLGKITAWFTDIPSQVVVTTHNLYVAYEISKDGKCIAVDLKNGQLKVKEIEDLKRYLDTGIDPRKIV from the coding sequence ATGATATATAGGGTTAGGGCGGAACAAGGGTTATTAGTTCTTAACTTTGATGCTGAAGGGTATTATGCTGTTGATGATCACATGAACGCTTTAAACGCTTATGGTGAGAAAGATAAGCTTTATGTTAAAGTCGATTCCCCTACAAAATATGTTTACTTAATTAAGTTTAAAAAGAAAGGATACCCTAAGGATGATGTTTTCATGCCGATAGAATTTAAGGTGATCAAATATGAAGATTGCGAAAAAGCTGTTGAAATTAAGGAGTTTAACGGCGTGCTAATAAATAACGAGAATAATAGTTCCGCATATTTATATTCAAAAAAGAAGTTAGATGCACCCTTTTACGTTGAAGTCAATTATTGTTATGAGGGTAAAGCGGATAATTTTCTAATAGGTTTATTCACCAATGAGGAACCTAATTCTTCTGCATTGTGTAACGGTAAGTTATTAGGAGGGTGTGAAAGATATTACGCTAAAGGAAGTTATGCAATAGGTTTCGATCCAGTCTACTCTACAAAAAGTTTAATCTTTGTAGATAAGGACGGGTCGTGTTACGAGTATCATGTTAATAAAGACCTTACTGGCTGTAACGTTATTAGGATTTATGCTCATAGTAATATGTTGTTTATAAGGGTTGATGAGTTCGAACTACCTCCTATTCCCGTGAAGGGAAAAAGTGAGGGTTTTATATACATTGTGGGGAATAGCGGTGCGTTGGCCTCAATTCAGAGGGTAAATTACGTGAGAGTTTATGAGGGGGAAATTCACGAAGTAAAGGGAATTGAAAAAGTAGGGTATAATGAGGTCGAGATAAGGAATTTTAGAGGGATAGAGTACGGTAAGCTTTACCTTGATAGGATTAATGTAATTATAGGTGCAAATAATGCGGGGAAGACTACAATTTTAGATGCACTCTACTTACTCTCTGACCCATATCAGAAACCTCCTGGCTTTAAGAACTCTTTAGAATTATTATCCTATTTGCATAACGTTAAGAAGGGTAATAAGTTCTTATATAGATTTTATAACACTGAGGTTTCTCCTAGAATAAAAGGGGACGAAATTGAGGTAGACATTAGCGAAATTTTTTCAAAGTCTGAGGAAGGGAGAAAAGAGATTAAGACTTTATACATGAGTTATAGGCTGATCCCTCGCTACTTGAAATTCATTAAGGAGAATTGGGAGGAGATTTCCAATTACACAGAGATCTTTAGGGAGATTTTTGATGAGGTAAACGAAATAAGCAATGAAGAATATTTGACCATGAGTTTAGAACCCTTTGCAGGCGAATATACTTTCTATCTAATTAGAAAAGACGGAAAGAGAGTTAGACTTAATGATATAGGGGAAGGGATCAGAATATTTATAGTAAGTAGGATACTGTACGAATATTTAAAGCCTGGGCTTTTACTGTGGGATGATATCGAATCTCATTTAAATCCAGCATTATTGGGGAAAATTACCGCATGGTTTACCGATATCCCTTCTCAAGTAGTTGTTACTACGCATAACTTATATGTAGCATACGAGATATCTAAGGATGGTAAGTGTATAGCAGTTGATCTAAAGAACGGTCAATTGAAAGTTAAGGAGATTGAAGATTTAAAGAGATATCTCGATACCGGAATAGACCCGAGAAAAATAGTGTGA
- a CDS encoding DUF929 family protein: MRKIWILSIIVAIIVILTLVTYPSIYSSKPQLGKFFKVSDKDYAPPGKIVIWFITWVGCPVGASDSWILYGYFKANGINVNLTFHYTNPNDRVGPLPGILFANGIPTTCVPYNYSSQNVLFSVCYLMNEYFNATPNGIPVPPNEILNTEISEMRQVLPQWVYNLVYYYNVKEPFNINGKSIPPAEYVFPHHIISTIIISGKGGTWMIIGPMYNITALKGLTYDYVLQHLYEFSWYNSSYQELSQIISLAEG; this comes from the coding sequence ATGAGGAAAATTTGGATATTAAGTATTATTGTGGCTATAATAGTTATTTTAACTTTAGTAACCTACCCTTCGATTTACTCCTCAAAGCCCCAATTGGGAAAGTTCTTTAAGGTAAGTGATAAGGATTACGCACCCCCTGGAAAGATAGTAATATGGTTTATAACATGGGTAGGCTGTCCTGTAGGAGCTTCAGATAGTTGGATACTTTACGGTTACTTTAAGGCTAATGGTATTAACGTTAATTTAACTTTCCATTACACTAACCCTAACGATAGGGTAGGTCCTCTACCCGGAATACTTTTCGCTAACGGTATTCCAACCACATGTGTTCCTTATAATTACTCCTCACAGAACGTTTTATTTAGCGTATGTTACCTAATGAACGAGTACTTTAACGCAACCCCTAACGGTATTCCAGTGCCTCCTAATGAAATTCTTAATACTGAAATTAGCGAGATGAGACAAGTTCTTCCTCAATGGGTTTATAACTTAGTGTATTACTATAACGTTAAGGAGCCGTTTAATATAAATGGTAAGAGTATTCCTCCAGCTGAATACGTATTTCCTCACCATATAATTTCCACTATAATAATTTCTGGAAAGGGAGGTACTTGGATGATAATAGGTCCAATGTATAATATAACAGCGTTAAAGGGACTTACTTACGATTACGTACTACAACACTTATATGAGTTCTCGTGGTACAATTCCTCTTATCAAGAACTTTCACAAATAATAAGTTTAGCTGAGGGTTAA